The Enterobacter huaxiensis sequence AGCTGAGCCACAGCATCGCGACGCTGAAACGCGTGAAAAACCAGGCGGGCGTTAACGGCGTGAAAAACATTATCGCCGTGAGTTCAGGTAAGGGCGGGGTGGGGAAATCGTCCACCGCGGTCAACCTGGCGCTGGCGCTGGCAGCCGAAGGGGCGAAAGTCGGTATCCTGGATGCCGATATCTACGGCCCGTCTATTCCAAACATGCTGGGCGCGGAAAACCAGCGCCCAACCTCGCCGGACGGTACCCACATGGCGCCGATCGTGGCGCACGGTCTGGCGACCAACTCGATTGGTTATCTGGTTACGGACGATAACGCGATGGTCTGGCGCGGCCCGATGGCCAGCAAAGCGCTGATGCAGATGCTACAGGAAACCATGTGGCCGGATCTGGATTATCTGGTGCTGGATATGCCGCCGGGCACCGGCGACATTCAGCTGACGCTGGCGCAGAACATTCCGGTAACGGGCGCGGTCGTCGTCACCACGCCGCAGGACATCGCGCTGATCGACGCCAAAAAGGGCATCGTTATGTTCGAGAAGGTGGAAGTGCCGGTGCTCGGTATTGTTGAAAATATGAGCATGCATATCTGCAGCAACTGTGGTCACCATGAGCCTATCTTCGGTACCGGCGGGGCAGAAAAACTGGCCGCGCAGTATCACACCCAGCTGCTGGGTCAGATGCCGCTGCACATCACGCTGCGTGAGGATCTGGACAGCGGGAAGCCAACGGTGGTGAGCCGTCCGGACAGCGAATTTGCGGATATGTATCGCCAGCTGGCGGGGCGCGT is a genomic window containing:
- the apbC gene encoding iron-sulfur cluster carrier protein ApbC; the protein is MSSQSQAKSPEALRAMVAGTLANFQHPTLKHNLTTLKALHHVAWLDDTLHIELQMPFVWTSAFDALKEQTSSELLRITGAKAIDWKLSHSIATLKRVKNQAGVNGVKNIIAVSSGKGGVGKSSTAVNLALALAAEGAKVGILDADIYGPSIPNMLGAENQRPTSPDGTHMAPIVAHGLATNSIGYLVTDDNAMVWRGPMASKALMQMLQETMWPDLDYLVLDMPPGTGDIQLTLAQNIPVTGAVVVTTPQDIALIDAKKGIVMFEKVEVPVLGIVENMSMHICSNCGHHEPIFGTGGAEKLAAQYHTQLLGQMPLHITLREDLDSGKPTVVSRPDSEFADMYRQLAGRVAAQLYWQGEVIPSEIAFRAV